A single genomic interval of Rhinatrema bivittatum chromosome 12, aRhiBiv1.1, whole genome shotgun sequence harbors:
- the LOC115074191 gene encoding 5' exonuclease Apollo-like: MNGALIPSTPIAVDFWQIRKCNHARLFFLSHVHSDHTIGLSSTWHRPIYCSPLTAKILQLKIQVNSEWIHPLEEGVPHKLNLDNFGKETLTVTLIDANHCPGSVMFLFEGYFGTILYTGDFRYTPDMLRRSPLKNRKKIDVLYLDNTNCNPNHLLPSRQEATRQIKELIRDHPEHDIVVGLYSLGKETLLRDLAMEFRTWVVVSPQRRQLINLLQLEDVFTTEEGAGRICAVDQSEIRYFSLTQWNRIHPTIAVIPTGRDVKVWHKNAHVVPYSDHSSFQELCEFVDALKPCAIVPVVKSNACEAHFNLGSPRKIFSSDTIPESVRRFMMEPQSLKRYVWRIPHVPRGVVYDEPLEKEEHCKNQLPSRIDGNCFHLGKRNEAQPGKAPSVSARKRKRFSNGFFG; the protein is encoded by the exons ATGAATGGGGCCCTTATACCCAGCACCCCAATTGCTGTGGATTTTTGGCAGATCAGGAAGTGTAACCATGCGCGCTTGTTTTTCCTCTCCCACGTGCACTCGGACCACACCATCGGATTATCTTCCACCTGGCACAGACCCATCTACTGCTCTCCCCTTACTGCCAAAATACTCCAGCTCAAGATACAG GTGAACAGTGAATGGATCCATCCCTTGGAAGAGGGAGTGCCTCACAAGTTGAATCTGGATAACTTTGGCAAGGAGACACTGACGGTTACCTTGATCGATGCCAATCACTGCCCGGGCTCTGTCATGTTTCTCTTTGAGGGTTACTTTGGTACCATTCTCTACACAG GTGATTTCCGTTATACGCCAGACATGCTAAGACGGTCACCACTGAAAAACAGAAAGAAGATAGATGTTCTGTATTTGGATAACACAAACTGTAATCCTAACCACCTACTGCCTTCCCGACAAGAAGCTACGAGGCAGATAAAAGAGCTTATCAGAGACCATCCAGAGCATGACATCGTGGTGG GTCTTTACAGCTTAGGGAAAGAGACGCTGCTGCGTGATTTGGCTATGGAATTCCGGACCTGGGTGGTTGTCAGTCCCCAGAGGCGCCAGCTGATAAACCTGCTGCAGCTTGAGGATGTGTTTACCACGGAAGAGGGGGCCGGGAGAATCTGTGCAGTGGACCAATCTGAAATTCGATACTTCAGCTTGACCCAGTGGAACCGAATCCACCCAACAATCGCTGTTATCCCTACAGGCAGGGATGTAAAAGTTTGGCACAAGAATGCTCATGTGGTTCCTTATTCGGACCATTCCTCTTTTCAGGAATTGTGTGAATTTGTGGATGCACTGAAACCCTGCGCCATTGTTCCTGTTGTAAAGAGCAATGCGTGCGAGGCTCACTTTAATCTGGGCTCCCCCCGGAAGATCTTTTCCAGTGATACAATTCCAGAGTCAGTACGGAGGTTTATGATGGAGCCACAGAGTTTGAAAAGATACGTCTGGCGTATTCCACACGTTCCCAGAGGGGTTGTGTATGATGAGCCTCTGGAAAAAGAAGAACATTGCAAGAATCAGTTACCATCTAGGATCGATGGTAACTGTTTCCATCTAGGAAAGAGAAACGAGGCACAACCAGGCAAAGCCCCTTCCGTTTCAGCCCGAAAGAGAAAGAGATTCAGCAATGGCTTTTTCGGTTAG
- the BCL2L15 gene encoding bcl-2-like protein 15: MRPFEEQTECIVKALLAELLGENEEASFRQLQSDSLGGNESDEDTFDPQLIATQLRDMGDRINKEIKEHMKQLTQDWGNEKVVLDFPEACTTISNTWTARHPEAASEMSLLSVTVALVKYVVNRAPQLREKVASAMTTFINSKLTSHIQSLGGWEHLYN, translated from the exons ATGAGGCCGTTTGAGGAACAAACGGAGTGTATTGTGAAGGCGCTTCTAGCTGAACTCCTGGGGGAGAACGAAGAAGCATCTTTTCGCCAACTTCAGTCGGATTCACTGGGAGGCAATGAAA GTGATGAGGATACTTTTGATCCTCAGCTTATTGCTACCCAGCTTCGTGATATGGGTGACCGCATTAATAAAGAGATCAAGGAGCATATGAAGCAGCTAACTCAAGACTGGGGGAATGAAAag GTGGTGCTGGACTTTCCAGAGGCTTGTACTACCATTAGCAACACCTGGACAGCTCGGCACCCTGAGGCAGCCAGTGAGATGTCCCTGCTGTCTGTCACCGTGGCGCTCGTCAAGTATGTGGTGAACAGAGCACCCCAACTGCGAGAAAAAGTGGCGTCTGCGATGACCACCTTCATAAactcaaagctgacatcacacaTCCAGAGTCTGGGGGGATGG GAGCACCTTTACAACTGA
- the LOC115073904 gene encoding polymeric immunoglobulin receptor-like, whose amino-acid sequence MDGAALLALFSASVSQPLWSDKERTATTGSAITINCFYDPTRYLYYTKYWCFGDSRNHCTILGDTKGCVESQYKDRLTITQIRFGVYSVTMTKLTLEDAGTYWCGIDAPYADVLFQVKLTVIEEPVSAPEIKFIDDPTKSCSGRPVTLNCFSHKGFDIRYSWYRKTDLEDLSLGHSANLVLHCGLLPGTQEFYCKASNRASRQSSWVVKAVVLTASTENCVYQLLLNEQGKYTCGTSTLPPTTTERASSNVDLSSEPATGEQTLSYSPAVGAGYVVALMCWQPRPTSAFLQDPHQVLHLP is encoded by the exons cTTCAGTTTCGCAACCTCTTTGGTCAGACAAAGAAAGGACAGCCACAACGGGATCAGCAATCACCATCAACTGCTTCTATGATCCAACGAGATATCTCTACTATACAAAGTACTGGTGCTTCGGAGACTCACGAAATCATTGTACTATTTTGGGCGACACCAAGGGTTGTGTGGAGAGCCAATATAAGGACAGACTGACAATCACACAAATCAGATTTGGGGTGTATTCTGTCACCATGACCAAGCTTACACTGGAAGATGCAGGAACTTACTGGTGTGGGATAGATGCACCTTATGCAGATGTTTTGTTTCAAGTCAAGCTTACTGTCATCGAAG AGCCTGTATCTGCTCCAGAGATTAAGTTCATCGATGACCCTACCAAGTCCTGCTCAGGAAGGCCAGTCACGCTGAACTGTTTCTCCCACAAGGGCTTTGATATTCGATATTCCTGGTACAGAAAGACAGACCTCGAGGACCTATCTCTTGGGCATTCCGCCAACCTTGTCCTACACTGCGGACTGCTCCCGGGGACTCAGGAGTTCTACTGTAAAGCTTCAAACAGAGCCAGCAGGCAATCCAGTTGGGTCGTCAAAGCTGTGGTGCTGACAGCGTCCACGGAGAATTGCGTGTATCAGCTCCTGCTAAATG AGCAGGGAAAGTATACGTGCGGCACTAGCACGCTGCCTCCTACGACCACGGAACGCGCGAGCAGCAATGTTGATTTATCGTCGGAGCCTGCAACCGGAGAGCAGACCTTGTCCTATTCTCCCGCTGTCGGAGCCGGGTATGTTGTTGCTTTGATGTGTTGGCAGCCTAGGCCCACGTCAGCCTTCCTTCAGGATCCACACCAGGTTTTACATCTCCCATGA